The Scomber scombrus chromosome 5, fScoSco1.1, whole genome shotgun sequence genome window below encodes:
- the gal3st2 gene encoding galactose-3-O-sulfotransferase 2, whose protein sequence is MSLVWTTYTTAPGGDQAGLPTNPWAQGPRTSPKSQLHLQKPLRNFQSQLSISARCPNTTGTLCVRRVLFSRRHSLWILLILLVVCIAIQTFVARQARNDKLTGLPHLRFPVSKQHLFPTLQNAWDDFQSALAVKQEVTLQTERTTDIHNLNEEYGKSSNDILSRYVNLVTASHMEAGKVSAGKLLQPNHGNKLSSGLPGSLVPHSTRKGKDKKLLNTPSPLSLFKAPIRSKATCQSKSHIVFLKTHKTASSTILNILYRYGESRNLTFALPLNKHSQLFYPFSFASHFVEGVSSRSVREFHIMCNHMRFRKSEVAKVMPADTFYFSILRHPVAMMESIFIYYKSIQAFHKTHSLDDFLDNGSQNYNSSVTNNHYAHNILSFDFGFDNNIRAGAEDLEERASMAIAAIERDFQLILISEYFDESMVLLKHALCWSLDDVVSFKLNSRSERTRHPLSPNTAEKIKGWNALDWKIYLHFNTTFWHKVDSLVGREQMKREVSQLRELQTKLASTCLKDGGAVDPSQIKDAALKPFQYGAAVIQGYNLNPHIDTQTKTKCQRLITPELQYTDLLYTQQFPELAAKHRQANRMAALQHQRIDRTGALGKVWVRESHHRQFIRHKLPNLKNQKASTSALLTHTAAGNRTKMP, encoded by the exons GTGTGTGAGAAGAGTGCTGTTCAGCAGGCGTCACTCTCTGTGGATTCTTCTCATCCTGCTCGTGGTCTGCATCGCCATTCAGACCTTTGTTGCCCGTCAGGCCAG GAATGACAAGCTGACGGGACTCCCACATCTGAGATTCCCTGTTAGTAAACAGCACCTGTTTCCTACTCTGCAAAATGCCTGGGACGACTTTCAGTCTGCACTGGCAGTGAAACAAGAAGTGACTCTACAGACAGAAAGAACTACAGATATTCATAATCTGAATGAGGAATATGGAAAGTCATCAAATGATATCCTGTCAAGATATGTTAACCTGGTCACAGCCTCTCACATGGAGGCAGGAAAAGTTTCAGCTGGAAAGCTGCTTCAGCCCAACCATGGAAACAAACTGAGCTCTGGACTGCCAGGTTCTTTGGTCCCCCACAGCACAAGAAAAGGCAAAGATAAAAAGCTCCTCAACACCCCATCTCCACTCAGTTTATTCAAGGCTCCCATCAGAAGTAAAGCAACCTGCCAGTCAAAGTCTCACATTGTATTCCTcaagacacacaaaacagcaaGTAGCACCATCTTAAACATTCTATATCGCTATGGTGAAAGCAGGAACTTGACCTTTGCCCTCCCCCTGAACAAACACAGCCAGTTGTTTTACCCATTCTCCTTCGCTTCACATTTCGTGGAGGGCGTCAGCAGCAGAAGTGTGAGGGAGTTCCACATTATGTGCAACCACATGAGGTTTAGAAAGTCTGAG GTAGCAAAGGTGATGCCAGCAGATACCTTCTACTTCTCTATCCTGAGGCATCCTGTGGCCATGATGGAGTCCATCTTCATTTACTACAAGAGCATTCAAGCCTTCCATAAGACTCACAGCCTGGATGACTTCCTAGACAATGGTTCTCAGAACTACAACTCATCAGTGACAAACAACCACTATGCTCACAACATTCTGTCTTTTGACTTTGGCTTTGACAACAACATTAGAGCTGGTGCTGAAGACCTGGAGGAGAGAGCCAGTATGGCTATTGCAGCCATTGAACGGGACTTCCAACTCATTCTTATTTCTGAGTACTTTGATGAATCTATGGTCTTGCTCAAGCACGCCCTCTGCTGGTCCCTGGATGACGTGGTTTCCTTTAAGCTCAACAGTCGCAGTGAACGAACTCGTCACCCACTTTCACCTAATACTGCAGAGAAAATCAAGGGATGGAATGCTTTAGACTGGAAGATATATCTGCACTTTAACACCACCTTTTGGCACAAAGTGGATAGTCTGGTTGGGCGGGAGCAGATGAAGAGGGAAGTATCTCAGTTAAGAGAACTACAGACTAAGCTGGCAAGCACCTGCCTGAAAGATGGAGGGGCAGTTGACCCTTCCCAGATAAAAGATGCAGCGTTAAAGCCATTCCAATATGGAGCAGCTGTTATCCAAGGATATAACCTAAAtccacacatagacacacaaaccaAAACTAAATGTCAGAGATTAATAACTCCAGAACTGCAGTACACAGATCTTCTGTATACACAGCAGTTTCCTGAGCTAGCTGCTAAGCATAGACAAGCAAATAGGATGGCTGCTCTACAGCATCAACGCATTGACAGAACAGGTGCACTGGGAAAGGTTTGGGTGAGGGAATCTCATCACAGACAGTTCATAAGACACAAACTCCCAAATCTCAAGAACCAAAAGGCCTCCACAAGTGCCCtgttaacacacacagcagctggaAACAGAACGAAAATGCCATGA